Genomic DNA from Solanum dulcamara chromosome 4, daSolDulc1.2, whole genome shotgun sequence:
AATAGAGAAACAGAGGACTGGCGTGGGAAACCTACTAGTTTCTGCAAGCAAAAGTAAAGTTATTATACTTTTGCATAAGATTAAGAAATTTGTTAATGTACTTGATAGAActgaattatttattaaaacagGCTTCCATTCAAAATCAGAACATGAACCAATTCATTGACAAGACATTAAGAGAGATAAATCTGAAAGTAAGATATCTAGACTTTTGAATATAATCACCATCCACATCATTCACAAATAAACTCATGCATCCTTGGAAAGAAAGAGCAAACGAGAAGAAGGGAATTTCCCATTCAAGAGGTTGTCTTCGTATATTCTTGCATTGCTGAAGAGTCGGTTATTAAAAAGCCAGTGGTGCACACCTACCTTTTGCTTCCAAAAGCAGCCGACTCTAAGGCCCTAGTAATTTTTTGTGGATCAAATGACATCAAGCAAGAAGACACTGAGTTTTTTGCTAAAACATATAATTCATCTTTTGAGATCTTAATCTTGAAAACAATGACCACTTACTCTTTTTCTTTGGGACTCCAAAGGAATATAATTTCATACACAATTTAGTTTTACAAATAAGTGTATTTTCCCTCAAGATTGCATCACATGCTTCTTTTTGGAAGTACACAGAATTCCCTCAATCTTATGAAGATTTCATCCATATGAAGATTTCATCCATTTACCGCTGCCTGCTGATATTTCTTTAATCAAAACCATTGTTCAATGCATGCCATTTTCCATCAAATCTTTCTTCATTAACACCAAGCAGCTAGCAAGAACTTGTAGAGTTATAAGGATACTTCACTATAGGGCTCTACATTCAGGAGAATCAGTAAATTAGAAGAGCCTGCAAAAGCATTTTTTAACATGGCAATACAACTGAAAGGATCAGCATCATCGTACACACAGCATTTAGCAATGACATCATTTACCATCTTTTTCATTTATGAGGTTGTCCAGTTATACCGTAGCTTCAACTTCCCAGTTCTTGCTATTAGGGAAGGCGATGGAATCAAAGAAAAGCCATTAGTTTAAATCAAAAGTAAAAACAAACATTATACTACAAGCTAGCACGCACATTtactttacttttttattttctttttggttaACTTTTCATGCCATACAAACAACAGTAAATTCCCTAAGACAACGACATATTGGTTTTGCATTGGATCAATGTCCAACCTTACTCTCAAGGCAACACACAGATATTCACAAGCACTAGCATGGACTTATCTATAGCGTGAACATTCTAGTCTTAACTGGAAACAGTACAAGTGCACTGTTCAGGTCCCTATTCTGGTTGGGTAATTTTGTCGACTAAAAAGGATATAGCTCCCAACTATAACTGTAGAGTAGATATCAGGTATTGAGAAAAAACAGTAACTCtaagaaaaattattgttaaaaGACTCTGAAGATGGTTTCACACCTGTGTAGGAAAACTCATCACAATTTTATGTAGAACAAAGCTTTCTTCAGGATCATCTGACCTTGTCTTCACGGAGTCAATAATACTTTCAGAATGAGGACCAGTTATCTTCCCTGATGCCGGGGAGTGGCAATTGGTGCCTGCCGTGGGAGAGTGCTGCGAAATAAGGACTATGGAATCGACTCTCGTATAAGTTCCAGAGAGCAATCAGTTCCAATAATTCTCATCATTCACATTGATCTGCATAAAGCTTAACTTTTAGTTTCCATTTTCCAAAAAATGATCTTCATTGCTAGCAATTTGCAAATATACAAAGGTAACTGTAAACCTTGTGATGAGCTAAAGACCCAATCAATGAAATCGAATGTTCTGAAAATGCCGACCGCAAAGGAAACAAGAGCCAAGAGAAGTCAAAGGAATGTTTTCTACCAATAATCCCCAAAAGAACATATCCTTCCTTAAAATGATGACAACAATTTGAATCTCGCAAAATAATATGTCGATCAAATGACACGAATTTCATTGCATTATGGCAGTCACCACATACACAAAGGTTCTTGTAAATCCGAATTGGTAATCCTTTTGGCACACAAAGAAGCCCAAAAGCAATAGCCTACTTCTCACTGTGATAAGAAAGACTTCGTTCCCTTCCTTCTTCATTGATATCATGGAGAGAAACACATACCCAGCTTCCTTTATCAATGCAATAACATCATCAAGTTTTGAGTAAATTTCATCACTCTTTGGATGACTTCTTTCCTTCAGATATAAATGTGTGCACCACTCCATTCATCTCAATCCAACTATACCAGGCTCTTTGTTTAAACCCTTCAAATTCATTTTTCTTCTAAGTTTTGCTGCATTTTCCCATTTTCCAGCAGCGGAATATATATTTGACAACATAACATAAGGGACAGCATCTTGTGGTTCCAGCTGAAAGAGAGCCATTGAAGCTTTCTCTGCTAGATCTGTGCTGCCATGTACTCTACATGCAGCAAGCAATGTTTTCCACGCAGTAGCATCAGGTTCAATATCCATTTCATTGACTAACTTCTCAGCCTCCTGTATTTTCCCCGCACGGCCCAAAAGATCGATCATACATGCATAGTGATCAGGGCTTGGTCTTATCCCATAATCTTTCTTCATTGAAGCGAAGTACTTCTTTGCATCGTCAACAAGACCTGTATGGCTGCAGGCAAACAATAGGCCTATAAATGTAATGAAGTCAGGTTCTATTCCACTTGCAATCATCTCGTCATAAAATCTCAGAGACTCCTTTCCTTTGCCATTCTGGGCATAAGCCACTATGAGAGCAGTCCAACTGATCACATTATGCATTTGCATTGAGTTGAATACTTTTTTGGCATCTTCAAGGCAACCACAATTGGCATACATAGTCATAAGAGAATTTTTAACTGATAATGATGCCTCAAGGCCAGATTTAATAAAATCCGCATGAACTTGCTGGCCAAGTTCAAGTAGTGCCAACTGTGAGCAAGAACTAAGAACACTAGCAATGATAATTTGGTCTGGTTTAATTTCAGCCATTCTCATCTCACAAAATAATTTCAGAGCTTCTTCATAAGAGCCATTGTGAGCACAGCCAGTTACGAGTGCTGTCCATGAGATTACATCCTTTTCAACCATGCTGTTGAAAACACTAATCGCACAAGCTAGGTCTCCCTGTTTAGCATACATATCAACAAGTGCATTGCTTATAAGCTTGTAGCTCTCATATCCAGTTTTAACAACCAAGCAATGAAGACATTTCCCATTTTTGGCGTCATGCATACAAGCAAGAGAATTCAGAACCGAAGGGTAAGTAAACTCATCCACTTCCATATCACTAGCATACATCTTTTTGAACAGAGACAGTGCCTCCTCTGGAAATCCATGCCTCACACACCCAAGTATCATGGAATTCCAAGAAACTGCATGATTTACCTCCATCAGTTCCAATGTCTTCTTAGCGCTGTGCAAATCTCCACATTTAGAATACATGTCGATTAACGAGCTCTGAACAAACACGTTGGCCTCAAAACCACCATTAACAATACAGCCATGCACCTGTACCCCAAATCTAATATCAGTGAGTGCAGCACAAGAACTCAAAACACCTGGAAATGTATACTGGTTCGCCTCAATTCCTTCTGCATGCATGCTGGTAAAACACTGAATAGCTCTTAATGCATCGCCATTTTGAGAATACCCATTAATCATAGCAGTCCAAGTAACATGATTTTTCCCATGAGACATGATTTGGAAAATACACTCAGCCTCCAAGATACGCTTAGACTTCGCATACATATCAATAAGACCAGTCATTACAAAAACATTCATATCAAAACAAGTCTTAATAGCATATCCATGTATCTGTTCACCTCGCGAAAGCAAACCCTTTATCGCACACATTCTCAAAAGACTTCCCAATGTAAACTGACTGGGCCTATGCCCCTCACTTTGCATTTGCCAAAACAATTCAAATCCTTCAGATTCAAAACCATGCTTACAGTATCCACAAATAAGAGAAGACCAACTGATTGAACTCTTGATTGGGACCTCCTGGAAAACATGCCTTGCTTCAACAAGCCTCCCTCCATTGGCATACGCGGCAATCATTGTACTCCATGTAAATTCGTCTTTCTCAGGCATTTTATCAAACAGCTTTCGAGCATCATCAGTTTGGCCCAGTTTTGACAActcattcaattttttatttttgtcaacTAAGGAACATTTCGGGCCTCGTATGATACAGCTTGCATAGCTTTGAATCGTGCGATGAAGTTGCACAGACATATGGTGATACTGCTAAACCTTTCGCCAGAAATTAAAATGCTTTCTTAATAGGaccataaatttttcatttagGAAAATTAATTTGTTCATATCATCTTTAGAATTGCTTATTTCATCTCATATAATTTTTGGATTTACTACCTTCAAATTATCTAGTGTTAATCAATTTGCTCTCTTCTATTGCAATTTACTTTAATgataaaaggaaaggaaaatattGCAAATAAGTGTCTATCtcccaaaaaatataatagtgacacttattttgataaCTAATTATGAAATATCCATGTTGTGCACTGACCaatatattcataaaattattttttaagtgaTATTAattaaacaatttaaaataatctTACTATGTATAACATGCGCCTAGCAGATGTTCTAACAGAAAACTTTTGACTATAATAATGAACTTATTACAAGGTCCCTCAAAAATATACAATAGCTAGGAGTATATACGAAATACTATAATTATTcgatgtaaaaataaaatatcttataaaaaaaatataaatttataaagtGCTACGAAATCAAATCTATTAAAGCCGTCATGAGTTTGATCAGAGGAGGCTGTCCTATTAACAATTAGTATACCTAAGCACCTTTTTCATCCAATTATGTTTACTCTCTTTTTCTTGAAACTGCACAATTACTTCATATTATTTGTTACAAATCTCTGCAAGGAACTTAGTTAGgacatatatacaacaactcAAAACTCAGGTAATTTTATAAGGGGAGCTTGGAGAGTTAGAATGTAtgcctattttatttttatatatttttattatttataagtattaaaaatgctatttttgatagattcttaacataaaagtaaaattatattcattaaattattagtattttttttctttttgtctatTGAACAGTATATATATCAGCTTATAtgttaaaattctttttaattttcattttgCAGTAAGTCACACACTATAGTAGAAAATAAACCAATTCCTTCGTTTCAAAATAAGTATCATCCTTAAGAATCACTAATAAAAATTGGGTAAATCAAGGGTCAAACCGGACATACaagattatgttttaaaaagaaAGTTGGTGTCAAACCAACATATGCTTTTTCagaaatatacataaaaatgtAGCTATTTGAAAtcgaacctagatattttttttatgactttAGACAATTCTACCACTCGAACACCACACATACtctttgatgatttttttttgtagcttttatttatattcttcaattataattttgtACTTCAAAAACGGAgactcttatttttattaatataaataaataactaagAGATTAATTGCAtcgattttctttttaaaattattataattttcgtGTCAAAAAGAAAAGACGTCCGTCTGTCCGCCCttcaattttcttaaaatctgttctattaatttcttaaataaaacaacaaaaacTACGGATTAGGTAAGTTTTTCCTTGAGTTCTATCACTCGATAGACGACAAGTAGtaaattcaaaaacaaaaattaatatattttttcaactatgtaatattaaattttaaaaatatatttactattaaataagaagtaaatattatatttattaatttcttaATAAACATAATTTTGGCTTGTTTTGGAAAGTACGTAGTAATTAAGATTAACTATTACTAATCAATAAAGTCAAAAAgtcaaatgatgaaaaaaaaaaaaaaagtggttGGGACTTGGGtaaatgtttttcaattttcgCAATTGGCAGCTCGACAGATGGGAAGTAAAAAAAACATTGCACTTCCTAGAGAGTACATTTCATTTCTATACTCGCTAGCAGGTAAAGTCCATAAATAAatcagacatatatatataaacagtGTAATTACAGTTCATATCTGAAAATCCAAAACATTTAAATTTCTTGTTCCTCACCCGAACTACAAAATTCTAATATTTCACCGTCGATCTTTTTATAATTTCTCGGTCAATTTCATTTTCCGGCGACGATGTCGACGGCGAGAGCCGGTAACGACGATAGTTCTAACGGTGTTGATACGACTCCGTTGCTTACCGATCAGGTCTTTAGGAGCCGACGGTTGGCGCGCCGGGCTCCGAGCCTAAGAGGAGCGGCTCGATTTCTGCGGCGAGCAAGTAACCACCGAATGATGCGGGAGCCGTCGAGGCGCGTGAGGGAAGCTGCAGCTGAGCAAATAGAGGAACGGCAAAGCGATTGGGCATATTCTAAACCTATAGTGATATTGGATCTTATCTGGAACTTAGCTTTTGTGATTGTCTCAGTTTCTGTGTTGATTTTGAGTCTTGATGAGTTACCCTCTATGCCTTTGAGGCTTTGGATTGTTGGATATGCTTTACAGTGTTTGCTTCACATGGTTTGTGTTTTCGTTGAATATAGACGCAGAGTTCAGCTTAGCGATTCCTCTCCAATTTTGAATTCTGAGCAGAGAAACGCTGCTGGAGGTTGGAACAGTTCGAGTTCAGGAAGTGACAGCGGAGAAACTGGTGATTATCAGTCTGAGGGGCGTCAGAATGAGAATGAAACTAGGTATAATCTCTCTTTGGAGGCATTTGATTTGATGAGAATTTATATCGGTGGCACGAGTAAATCTTATTGTTATTCACAGTTAACATTGTAGTTGTCAATGCTGTTGTTTTATCATTTCATTGATTTAATGGAGAAGAATTTCTTTGTTAGGTTAGAATAGGTATTTTGAGTTGAATAGTATGTGTAGTCTCTTGGTCCAGGTATTAGTCACTCAGGTTGCTGCAAATGAATTAGTATATTCCTCAATGTGCTTCCTTTCGGAGTTATCTTGTGGAGAATTGGCAATCCATGTTACTAGTGCATTTAAAAGACATAGGCACTGGTCTGTCAGGTGGGAGAAAGGTACTCTAGGCTTCTTACTATGTGACTATGAGGCTTGAAGTTATTGAAATTGATGCCTGTCGTGGATAATGAAAGCTTGTCCTTAATTTTACAAggaaaaagattaaaataaagagagaaaaaagaattTGTTGCTGACGAGTGTCATAATGTTTGAAAGATAGTTCTTCTTATTCTCTTCTCGTGGTAGTTATTTCCTGTCAGTACCTCATTGTTTCTGGAGAACTGGAATCATATGGTTGTGCCTCATAATGTATTAATGATTCTTAACATATTTCAGTGTTGCTAAGCATCTGGAATCTGCAAATACCATGTTTTCTTTCATTTGGTGGATAATTGGGTTCTATTGGATATCTGCTGGTGGCGAAAGTTTGACCCGTGATGCACCTCAACTTTACTGGTTTGTCCCAAGCAAGTCTCTGATCTCTGTATTTCTTGTGATTTACTTCGGTGTGATGTTCGTTTGGATTCTTTGCAGGTTGTGTCTCACATTTCTAGCATTCGATGTATTCTTTGTTGTTATATGTGTTGCCGTGGCATGTCTCATTGGAATTGCTGTTTGTTGCTGTCTACCATGTATCATCGCTATTTTATATGCAGTGGCAGACCAGGTAGTTATGTCAAACTTTTTTTACCTTAAACATCACATGGTACATaggaaattacttttttttggaTCTAGTTCCAATTATCAGCTAAAAAACAGTCTGTGAGTGCAAGAAATAGATTGTGTAAGTATGTTCTGTGATATCTTATTCTTTTGTTTCATCCCTTTGTGTTTTATTATGGTTCTAATTAGCACCTCTTTTTGAACTCATGGTTAATGTAGATGCTCTTTTTGTATGCGAGTTCTTCATGCATTCTTCTCTCATGGATGGAAATgtcaatataaattaataaattcacAGGATAGTTGAACTGTCCCTAAAATAGTTTGCTTTTTTAGTAGTCAGTAGAGACCTCTTTTTCAATAATGATTCATTGATATGCATCAAGAAGATGCAGTAAGTACAAAATATAGTTAGCTCCTATACATCTATACCACCTAAATTAAGATCGCAGGAGCTAATAACTGTCAACAATGCCCTTGTA
This window encodes:
- the LOC129886654 gene encoding pentatricopeptide repeat-containing protein At4g13650 codes for the protein MSVQLHRTIQSYASCIIRGPKCSLVDKNKKLNELSKLGQTDDARKLFDKMPEKDEFTWSTMIAAYANGGRLVEARHVFQEVPIKSSISWSSLICGYCKHGFESEGFELFWQMQSEGHRPSQFTLGSLLRMCAIKGLLSRGEQIHGYAIKTCFDMNVFVMTGLIDMYAKSKRILEAECIFQIMSHGKNHVTWTAMINGYSQNGDALRAIQCFTSMHAEGIEANQYTFPGVLSSCAALTDIRFGVQVHGCIVNGGFEANVFVQSSLIDMYSKCGDLHSAKKTLELMEVNHAVSWNSMILGCVRHGFPEEALSLFKKMYASDMEVDEFTYPSVLNSLACMHDAKNGKCLHCLVVKTGYESYKLISNALVDMYAKQGDLACAISVFNSMVEKDVISWTALVTGCAHNGSYEEALKLFCEMRMAEIKPDQIIIASVLSSCSQLALLELGQQVHADFIKSGLEASLSVKNSLMTMYANCGCLEDAKKVFNSMQMHNVISWTALIVAYAQNGKGKESLRFYDEMIASGIEPDFITFIGLLFACSHTGLVDDAKKYFASMKKDYGIRPSPDHYACMIDLLGRAGKIQEAEKLVNEMDIEPDATAWKTLLAACRVHGSTDLAEKASMALFQLEPQDAVPYVMLSNIYSAAGKWENAAKLRRKMNLKGLNKEPGIVGLR
- the LOC129886655 gene encoding E3 ubiquitin-protein ligase At1g12760-like; translated protein: MSTARAGNDDSSNGVDTTPLLTDQVFRSRRLARRAPSLRGAARFLRRASNHRMMREPSRRVREAAAEQIEERQSDWAYSKPIVILDLIWNLAFVIVSVSVLILSLDELPSMPLRLWIVGYALQCLLHMVCVFVEYRRRVQLSDSSPILNSEQRNAAGGWNSSSSGSDSGETGDYQSEGRQNENETSVAKHLESANTMFSFIWWIIGFYWISAGGESLTRDAPQLYWLCLTFLAFDVFFVVICVAVACLIGIAVCCCLPCIIAILYAVADQEGATKEDVERLTKYKFRRLGDFEKQNGEIQESFGGVMTECDTDTPIEHVLPLEDAECCICLCPYEDGIELRELPCRHHFHSVCIDKWLYMNATCPLCKFNILKNGNQSSSEEA